ACCACCTCGCCCGCCCGCACCTCGTCCCCCTTGCGCACCGACGCGCGTACCGGCTCGTAGGTGGTCCGGAGGTCCGTGCCCGTCAGCTCCACCGACACCACACCGCGCCCGGCCACCCGGCCCGCGAAGGACACCCGGCCGGCGGCGACCGCCCGTACCGGGGCACCGGGCGCCGCGCCCAGGTCGACACCCCGGTGCCCGGGCCCGTACACCGTCGCCGGCGGCTCCCAGCCACGCAGCAGCACCGGCCGCACCCCCACCGGCCAGGCGCGTCCGATGGCCGGAACGCCGTCACCGGCCGGCGGCGCGGGTGCCGGCGCCGGCACGTCCGCCCGGGCCGGGGGAGCCGGCACGGACACCGCGCAGACCAGCGGCAGACCCGCCCACAGAGCCACGTATCGCATCACCCGTCGCATACGAGAACCCTCCACCGGGCGAACCGGTCATGGCCGGGATCTGTGGAGAACCCACCGCTTGTGGACAGCGGCGTCACCCGCCGCTCCGCCGGTCCCGTACACTTCTTCTGGCGATCCGGGTCACCGGGTCGACTTCGCACGCCCCGGTACGGCATCCGGAAACGGTTCGTACCAAGCGCCCCTCGGTCCCTAGCGGCACGGCGCATCGCGGGCGTCAGGCGCGGCCGCCGTCCGGCGGGCGCGGCACAACCGAGAAATTCAAGGAGATACGGCCATGGCCGTCGTCACGATGCGGGAGCTGCTGGAGAGCGGCGTCCACTTCGGTCACCAGACCCGTCGCTGGAACCCGAAGATGAAGCGCTTCATCTTCACCGAGCGCAACGGCATCTACATCATCGACCTGCTCCAGTCGCTGTCGTACATCGACCGCGCCTACGAGTTCGTCAAGGAGACCGTCGCCCACGGCGGCACGGTCATGTTCGTCGGCACGAAGAAGCAGGCGCAGGAGGCCATCGCCGAGCAGGCCACCCGCGTCGGCATGCCCTACGTCAACCAGCGCTGGCTGGGCGGCATGCTCACCAACTTCTCCACCGTCTACAAGCGTCTGCAGCGCCTCAAGGAGCTCGAGCAGATCGACTTCGAGGACGTCGCCGCGTCGGGTCTGACCAAGAAGGAGCTTCTCGTGCTCTCGCGCGAGAAGGCCAAGCTGGAGAAGACCCTCGGTGGTATCCGCGAGATGCAGAAGGTGCCCAGCGCCGTCTGGATCGTGGACACCAAGAAGGAGCACATCGCGGTCGGTGAGGCCCGGAAGCTCAACATCCCGGTCGTCGCGATCCTCGACACCAACTGCGACCCCGACGAGGTCGACTACAAGATCCCGGGCAACGACGACGCGATCCGCTCCGTCACCCTGCTCACCCGCGTGATCGCCGACGCCGTCGCCGAGGGCCTCATCTCCCGCTCGCGCGTCGCCACCGGTGACAAGGGCGAGAAGGCCGCCGGCGAGCCGCTCGCCGAGTGGGAGCGCGACCTCCTCGAGGGCGAGAAGAAGGCCGACGAGGCTGCTCCGGCCGCCGAGGCCGCCCCCGCCGAGGCCGAGAAGCCGGCCGAGGCTCCCGCCGCCGAGGCCCCCGCCACCGAGGCCCCCGCCGCCGAGGCCGCCCCGGCCGCCGAGGGCGAGCAGGCCTGACGTCAGCGTTGACGGCGGGGGCGGCACCAGCAGCGCCCCCGGCGCGGTGAAGTCCGCCCCCGCCGTTCACCCGCAGGTCGGCACGCCGTCCGTTGTCCGCGATCACATGTGGACCGGAGCGTGCCGCTCTCCGATCTCCCAAGACTTCGAGAAAGACTCACAGACTCATGGCGAACTACACCGCCGCCGACGTCAAGAAGCTCCGTGAGCTCACCGGCGCCGGCATGATGGACTGCAAGAAGGCGCTGGACGAGGCCGAGGGCAACGTCGACAAGGCCGTCGAGGCGCTGCGCATCAAGGGCCAGAAGGGCGTCGCCAAGCGCGAGGGCCGCTCCGCCGAGAACGGCGCCGTGGTCTCCATCATCGCCGACGACAACTCCTCCGGCGTCCTCGTCGAGCTGAAGTGCGAGACGGACTTCGTCGCCAAGGGTGACAAGTTCCAGGCCGTGGCCAAGGCCATCGCCGAGCACGTCGCCAAGACGAACCCGGCCGACCTGCAGGCCCTGCTCGCCTCCGAGATCGAGGCCGGCAAGACCGTCCAGGCGTTCGTGGACGAGGCCAACGCCAACCTCGGCGAGAAGATCGTCCTGGACCGCTTCGCGCAGTTCACCGACGGC
Above is a genomic segment from Streptomyces collinus Tu 365 containing:
- the rpsB gene encoding 30S ribosomal protein S2; translation: MAVVTMRELLESGVHFGHQTRRWNPKMKRFIFTERNGIYIIDLLQSLSYIDRAYEFVKETVAHGGTVMFVGTKKQAQEAIAEQATRVGMPYVNQRWLGGMLTNFSTVYKRLQRLKELEQIDFEDVAASGLTKKELLVLSREKAKLEKTLGGIREMQKVPSAVWIVDTKKEHIAVGEARKLNIPVVAILDTNCDPDEVDYKIPGNDDAIRSVTLLTRVIADAVAEGLISRSRVATGDKGEKAAGEPLAEWERDLLEGEKKADEAAPAAEAAPAEAEKPAEAPAAEAPATEAPAAEAAPAAEGEQA
- the tsf gene encoding translation elongation factor Ts — encoded protein: MANYTAADVKKLRELTGAGMMDCKKALDEAEGNVDKAVEALRIKGQKGVAKREGRSAENGAVVSIIADDNSSGVLVELKCETDFVAKGDKFQAVAKAIAEHVAKTNPADLQALLASEIEAGKTVQAFVDEANANLGEKIVLDRFAQFTDGYVTAYMHRTMPDLPPQIGVLVELDKPNAEIAKGVAQHIAAFAPKYLAKDDVPAEVVESERRIAEETTRAEGKPEAAIAKIVEGRLNGFFKDATLLGQPYALDNKKSVQKVLDEAGVTLKRFTRIKVGI
- a CDS encoding murein hydrolase activator EnvC family protein — its product is MRYVALWAGLPLVCAVSVPAPPARADVPAPAPAPPAGDGVPAIGRAWPVGVRPVLLRGWEPPATVYGPGHRGVDLGAAPGAPVRAVAAGRVSFAGRVAGRGVVSVELTGTDLRTTYEPVRASVRKGDEVRAGEVVGTVETPAPHCPTTCVHWGLLRGETYLNPLSLLPPWLLRNDPSRLLPVLGVPLPE